From the Methanobacterium petrolearium genome, one window contains:
- a CDS encoding flavodoxin family protein: MKILTIIGSPQKKGNSYQAARELEKKMKNRGNYDFEYIFLKDINLEICRGCFNCIAKGGELCPLKDDRDMIEEKMQEADGLVMVSPVYVMQVTAFMKNFIDRLAYRCHRPIYHGKKAITLSTTRGMGLDKTLKYMKDITEVWGYDVVDECGLTTPPFPYSEKLKKKNQDKIVKSTEKFDEALKSAATSKLEDTSVGVNRYLTFRIFKTVSEDVKNYMPADYQFYKDKQYYHPARIGIFTKIATSIMAKVIFFMMRDMGPVDEEKENRT, translated from the coding sequence ATGAAAATTTTAACCATTATTGGAAGTCCGCAGAAAAAGGGTAACAGTTACCAGGCTGCCAGAGAACTGGAAAAAAAGATGAAAAATAGAGGAAATTATGATTTTGAGTACATATTCCTTAAAGACATCAATCTGGAAATTTGTAGGGGGTGTTTTAATTGCATAGCCAAAGGAGGAGAGTTATGTCCCCTGAAGGATGATCGGGATATGATTGAGGAGAAGATGCAGGAAGCTGATGGTCTGGTGATGGTTTCCCCCGTATACGTGATGCAAGTGACCGCCTTTATGAAAAACTTCATAGACCGTTTAGCTTACCGCTGCCACCGTCCAATTTACCATGGAAAGAAAGCCATAACCCTATCCACCACTAGAGGTATGGGTTTGGATAAAACCCTGAAATATATGAAAGACATAACCGAAGTATGGGGATACGATGTGGTGGATGAATGTGGCCTTACAACTCCACCATTCCCCTATTCAGAGAAGTTGAAGAAAAAAAATCAAGATAAAATCGTGAAGTCAACTGAAAAATTTGATGAAGCTTTAAAATCAGCTGCTACCAGTAAACTGGAAGATACATCAGTGGGTGTCAACCGGTATTTGACTTTCAGGATTTTCAAAACCGTGTCAGAAGATGTTAAAAATTACATGCCTGCAGATTACCAGTTCTATAAAGACAAGCAATACTATCATCCTGCCAGGATCGGTATTTTCACCAAAATTGCAACCAGTATCATGGCAAAAGTGATATTTTTCATGATGCGGGACATGGGCCCGGTTGATG
- a CDS encoding TetR/AcrR family transcriptional regulator, whose amino-acid sequence MKNSRSEEEKKPTKERIFDVSLDLFSQKGFDAVSVREIAREVGIRESSIYNHYHNKEAILDAIIDYFKSELNQSGLPEEEADALMEKGPEVFFKVGAKVYINQINTPKMEKIWRLVSIETYHNQKIREFFKTELLEDALTVWENVFRIMIEKKMIKPLNPRTLAYEYFSFIIFLFFEYFVLKYNDDFNSFMDLALERLGNHTEFLLKAIEV is encoded by the coding sequence ATGAAAAATTCAAGATCAGAGGAAGAAAAAAAACCCACCAAAGAGAGAATATTCGATGTTTCCCTTGATTTATTCTCTCAAAAAGGTTTTGATGCAGTTTCAGTACGTGAAATAGCAAGGGAGGTGGGGATAAGGGAAAGTTCCATTTACAACCATTACCACAATAAAGAAGCCATCCTGGATGCCATAATTGACTATTTTAAATCCGAACTTAACCAGAGTGGTTTACCAGAGGAAGAAGCTGATGCTTTGATGGAAAAGGGTCCTGAAGTGTTTTTCAAAGTGGGGGCAAAGGTGTATATTAACCAGATCAATACCCCCAAGATGGAAAAAATATGGCGTTTGGTTTCCATAGAAACCTACCACAACCAAAAAATAAGGGAATTTTTTAAAACGGAGTTACTGGAAGATGCCCTAACAGTATGGGAAAATGTTTTCCGGATCATGATAGAAAAAAAGATGATTAAACCTTTAAATCCTAGAACTCTGGCCTATGAATACTTTTCATTTATCATATTCCTGTTCTTTGAATATTTTGTACTGAAATATAATGATGATTTCAACTCATTCATGGATTTGGCCCTGGAAAGACTGGGTAACCATACAGAATTCCTTTTAAAAGCTATTGAAGTTTAA